From a region of the Flavobacterium sediminilitoris genome:
- a CDS encoding TonB-dependent receptor plug domain-containing protein, whose translation MKNRIFQITSLLLIIKGFSQEIKKDSTTINELKEVVVTAQFEPQSLKKAVHNVRVITKEDMEKLAANNLSDVLNQYLNITITPSSGTGRSTVSMFGLDATYFKILVDNIPIVSDNSLGNNIDLTQINLDDIEKIEIIEGSMGVTHGAGAVTGILNIITKKSSLHRWEINTTLQEETVGNEYSAFDKGKHIQSIKISNKINDNWFASLGINRNDFKGYLDNRKGENYSESDNKRGYTWLPKLQYFTNGMITYKKNSFRAFYKFDYLNENIDYFNPTILVVANPPFGENKFAKDKRYKTTRFYHHFNAIGSLYSLKYNISVSHQKQSRDTENFIYNFQNSNEENTISTKNQSAEVLYSTGTLSNFFKNEIVDLQLGYEFVNNHGFALVDGENQTLNPIRKRFENYDFFIASEIKAASNFLIRAGIRASAQSKFDNQTASSLGLRYLFNNDFELRSSMGKSFRVPTFEELYSKIKFSGHQFYGNENLIPEQSTSLDVNLKKTTSFKSDLKLANQISTSFLNVDNRIDMAFVGFEPNSTSPIYQYININSYKMWNISTTHQINYKKWNASAGLIYVGISQVIDNGEAVSDDKFLYNLQFNSNLSYEIPKINTQFSLYYKFNGKQQQFVSSIENNETIYKLSEIESYSFLDASIRKLFFKKQLELNIGARNILNVTRINQGITTGTHTSSSDILLGYGRSYFMKLSYKLNY comes from the coding sequence ATGAAAAACAGAATATTCCAAATCACTTCTTTATTACTGATTATCAAAGGATTTTCACAAGAAATAAAAAAAGATAGTACTACAATAAATGAACTAAAGGAAGTTGTTGTAACTGCTCAATTTGAACCGCAATCATTAAAAAAAGCAGTTCACAATGTTCGTGTGATTACAAAAGAAGACATGGAGAAATTAGCTGCAAATAACCTTTCCGATGTTTTAAATCAATATTTAAATATTACAATAACACCTAGTTCTGGAACAGGCAGATCTACAGTTTCAATGTTTGGTTTAGATGCAACATATTTTAAAATATTAGTTGATAATATTCCAATTGTAAGTGATAATAGTTTAGGAAATAATATTGACTTAACCCAAATTAATCTGGATGATATTGAAAAAATTGAAATAATAGAAGGCTCAATGGGGGTAACTCATGGTGCTGGAGCTGTCACTGGTATTTTAAATATTATAACTAAAAAATCATCCTTACATCGATGGGAAATAAATACAACACTTCAAGAAGAAACCGTTGGAAATGAATATTCTGCTTTTGATAAAGGAAAACATATACAATCTATTAAAATATCCAATAAAATTAATGATAATTGGTTCGCTTCATTAGGCATTAATAGAAATGATTTTAAAGGCTACCTAGACAATAGAAAAGGTGAAAATTATTCAGAATCTGATAATAAAAGAGGATATACTTGGTTACCAAAACTTCAATATTTCACAAATGGAATGATCACTTATAAGAAAAATAGTTTTAGAGCATTTTATAAATTTGATTACTTAAATGAGAACATCGATTATTTTAATCCTACCATATTAGTTGTTGCCAATCCTCCTTTTGGAGAAAATAAATTTGCGAAAGATAAACGATATAAAACCACACGATTTTATCACCATTTTAATGCAATAGGCTCTCTCTATTCTTTAAAATATAATATCTCTGTTTCACATCAAAAACAAAGTAGAGATACTGAAAATTTTATTTATAATTTTCAAAACAGCAACGAAGAGAATACTATTTCAACAAAAAATCAATCTGCTGAAGTTCTTTATTCTACTGGAACATTAAGTAATTTCTTTAAAAATGAAATTGTTGACTTACAATTAGGATACGAATTTGTAAATAATCACGGATTTGCATTAGTCGATGGAGAAAACCAAACACTAAACCCAATAAGAAAACGATTTGAAAACTATGATTTCTTTATAGCTTCAGAAATAAAAGCAGCTTCAAATTTCTTAATTCGCGCAGGAATAAGAGCTTCAGCACAATCTAAGTTTGATAATCAAACAGCCTCTTCACTAGGATTACGTTATCTTTTTAATAATGACTTCGAATTGAGATCTTCAATGGGAAAATCTTTTAGAGTTCCTACGTTTGAAGAACTTTATTCTAAAATAAAATTTTCAGGACATCAATTCTATGGAAATGAAAATTTAATTCCAGAACAAAGTACCTCTTTAGATGTAAACTTAAAAAAAACAACCTCTTTTAAATCTGACTTAAAACTTGCTAATCAAATTTCAACCTCTTTTCTAAATGTAGATAACAGAATAGATATGGCTTTTGTTGGTTTTGAACCTAACTCCACAAGTCCCATTTATCAATACATAAACATTAATTCCTATAAAATGTGGAACATTTCAACCACTCATCAAATTAATTATAAAAAATGGAATGCTTCCGCAGGATTAATATATGTTGGCATTTCACAAGTCATCGATAATGGAGAAGCTGTTTCAGACGATAAATTCTTATATAATTTACAATTCAACTCTAATCTTTCTTATGAAATACCAAAAATAAATACCCAATTTTCATTGTACTATAAATTCAATGGAAAGCAACAACAATTTGTTAGTTCTATTGAAAACAATGAAACTATTTATAAACTATCTGAAATAGAAAGTTACTCCTTTTTAGATGCTTCGATAAGGAAACTATTCTTTAAAAAACAATTAGAATTAAATATAGGTGCTAGAAACATACTCAATGTAACAAGAATTAATCAAGGAATAACCACAGGAACTCATACAAGTTCTTCAGATATTTTACTTGGCTACGGTCGCTCCTATTTTATGAAATTGTCTTATAAATTAAATTATTAA